In the genome of Pseudoglutamicibacter cumminsii, one region contains:
- a CDS encoding alpha/beta fold hydrolase, with protein sequence MTSPHKTRREPRRLTMFGAAAAAIALTLTACGGGASKPAPADPSSASESAEASNEGLKSFYEQKIDWKNCDDFECGELTVPLNYEKPDEGSITLALIRAKATEKSERSLVVNPGGPGGSGVNMVKDSATMMFSRTLLKNYDIVGFDPRGVGQSTSVNCFTDEDRDQQMSDSRMPSNDDKSVDEIKKAAEADVVKCKQKTKPEELLSQITTPNSAHDMDILRAALGEEKLDYLGYSYGTKLGAQYLSMFPGNAGRMVLDAAMDPSLGIEEVALDQAKSFEESLDHYLESCAQQTNCWFDGDVADGRKKLTYWINEWDAKPLKIDDGRQLTGAAAFEAILLPMYEPAAHEMLTEALNLAIKQKDPSGLVFLWDLSNDREMDGTYRTNSSEAFRAYNCMDYKLPELTEESRQESRKKFAKEAPFYGEALSESDGCAGWPNAGAAAQDKFTVSDEIPPVLVVGTKHDPATPYHWAESLQKQLPGSTLLTWDGWGHTAYGRSNMCVTAGVDKYLTQGEMPSKTSC encoded by the coding sequence GTGACTTCCCCACACAAGACCCGTCGTGAGCCCCGACGCCTCACCATGTTCGGTGCAGCGGCCGCCGCCATTGCGTTGACCCTGACAGCGTGCGGTGGTGGCGCATCCAAGCCTGCCCCAGCCGACCCATCGAGCGCTTCCGAATCAGCCGAGGCAAGCAACGAGGGGCTCAAGTCTTTCTACGAGCAGAAGATCGACTGGAAGAACTGCGACGACTTCGAATGCGGCGAACTCACAGTTCCTTTGAACTATGAGAAGCCGGACGAGGGTTCCATCACGCTCGCGCTGATCCGCGCGAAGGCAACCGAGAAATCAGAACGCAGCCTCGTTGTTAACCCTGGCGGGCCGGGCGGCTCGGGCGTCAACATGGTCAAAGACTCAGCCACCATGATGTTCTCGCGTACCCTCCTCAAGAACTACGACATCGTAGGTTTCGATCCGCGCGGTGTGGGCCAATCCACGTCCGTGAACTGCTTCACGGACGAAGACCGTGACCAGCAGATGTCCGATTCACGCATGCCGAGCAACGACGATAAGAGCGTTGACGAAATCAAGAAAGCCGCAGAAGCCGATGTGGTCAAGTGCAAGCAGAAAACTAAGCCGGAAGAACTTCTGAGCCAGATCACGACGCCGAACTCCGCACACGACATGGATATCCTCCGCGCGGCGCTGGGCGAAGAGAAGCTCGATTACCTCGGTTATTCGTACGGCACCAAGCTTGGAGCCCAGTACTTGTCGATGTTCCCGGGCAACGCTGGACGCATGGTGCTCGATGCGGCGATGGACCCATCGCTTGGCATTGAAGAGGTCGCGTTGGATCAGGCGAAGTCCTTCGAAGAGAGCCTGGACCATTACCTGGAGTCGTGCGCTCAGCAAACAAACTGCTGGTTCGATGGTGATGTTGCGGATGGCCGTAAGAAGCTCACCTACTGGATCAACGAGTGGGATGCCAAGCCGCTCAAGATCGATGATGGCCGCCAGCTCACCGGTGCCGCCGCGTTCGAAGCGATCCTCTTGCCGATGTACGAGCCGGCTGCCCACGAGATGCTAACTGAGGCGCTGAACCTTGCGATCAAGCAGAAGGACCCATCGGGCCTGGTGTTCTTGTGGGATCTTTCGAACGACCGCGAGATGGACGGAACTTACAGGACCAACTCGAGCGAGGCATTCCGCGCTTACAACTGCATGGACTACAAGCTCCCGGAGCTCACCGAGGAGTCGCGTCAAGAATCCCGCAAGAAGTTCGCTAAGGAAGCTCCGTTCTATGGGGAGGCACTCAGCGAGAGCGATGGTTGTGCCGGCTGGCCTAACGCCGGTGCAGCCGCGCAGGATAAGTTCACGGTGTCTGACGAGATCCCGCCAGTTTTGGTGGTTGGCACCAAGCACGACCCTGCAACCCCGTACCACTGGGCTGAGAGCCTGCAGAAGCAGCTTCCAGGTTCGACCCTGCTCACCTGGGACGGATGGGGCCACACCGCTTACGGACGTTCCAACATGTGCGTTACAGCGGGCGTCGACAAGTACCTGACCCAGGGGGAAATGCCGAGCAAAACTTCGTGCTAG
- a CDS encoding DNA polymerase III subunit delta' gives MSVWKDLPGQERVIEQLQRAATGGAMTHAWLMTGPPGSGRTNAARAFAAALECEQPDPSAKGCGECQACRTVLAGTHPDVSMVTTENVTYSIEDVRHLINTAHDRPATGRWRIIIVEDADRMTERTTNVLLKAIEEPPPHTVWILCAPSPADVLITIRSRCRNVTLRIPDNADVAELLVRRDGLTPEQAEFAARVSQGHIGVARRLARDEGARQRREDIVNTPFRANNIANAMAAAAHFVEIATAEATASVEERTQSDEAALRETFGLSPEESIPRQLRSEFKRLADAAKRRGRRGTTDSIDRALIDLTTFFRDVLTIQLGTDQELVNAHLTPQLTQYATATNPGHSVAAIDHIATARERIAGNVSPQVAIEALMAAIIVNPRGRTVAR, from the coding sequence ATGAGCGTGTGGAAAGACCTCCCGGGGCAAGAGCGCGTTATTGAACAACTGCAACGAGCGGCAACCGGCGGTGCAATGACCCACGCGTGGCTCATGACCGGACCGCCCGGTTCCGGCCGAACCAACGCCGCCAGGGCTTTCGCCGCGGCACTTGAATGCGAACAACCGGACCCCTCGGCAAAGGGATGCGGTGAATGCCAGGCTTGCCGCACCGTGCTCGCAGGAACCCACCCCGACGTCAGCATGGTCACCACAGAAAACGTGACCTACTCGATTGAGGACGTCCGACACCTCATCAATACCGCGCATGACCGACCCGCGACCGGCCGGTGGCGCATCATCATCGTCGAAGACGCCGACCGCATGACGGAACGCACAACCAACGTCTTGCTGAAAGCGATCGAAGAACCGCCCCCACACACCGTGTGGATCCTGTGCGCGCCATCGCCCGCGGATGTTTTGATCACTATCCGTTCCCGTTGCCGCAACGTCACGTTGCGCATCCCAGATAACGCCGATGTTGCGGAACTTTTGGTGCGCAGGGACGGGCTGACGCCGGAGCAAGCAGAATTCGCGGCGCGGGTGTCTCAGGGCCACATCGGTGTCGCTCGGCGGCTTGCTCGCGACGAGGGTGCCCGGCAGCGGCGCGAAGACATCGTGAATACGCCGTTCAGAGCCAATAACATCGCTAACGCGATGGCCGCGGCGGCTCATTTCGTTGAGATCGCAACGGCGGAAGCGACGGCCTCGGTTGAAGAACGCACGCAATCAGATGAGGCGGCGTTGCGGGAAACGTTCGGCCTCTCCCCCGAGGAATCGATCCCACGGCAGTTGCGGTCAGAGTTCAAACGCCTTGCCGACGCCGCTAAACGCCGCGGCCGGCGAGGAACCACAGACTCGATAGACCGGGCACTGATCGATCTGACAACGTTCTTCCGCGACGTTTTGACGATCCAGCTCGGGACAGACCAAGAGCTCGTCAACGCACACCTGACACCGCAACTGACCCAGTACGCGACCGCGACCAATCCAGGCCATTCGGTAGCCGCGATCGACCACATCGCGACCGCGCGCGAACGAATCGCCGGTAATGTGAGTCCACAGGTAGCAATCGAAGCGCTCATGGCCGCGATCATTGTCAACCCACGCGGGCGTACCGTTGCCCGGTAA
- the tmk gene encoding dTMP kinase yields the protein MQGDSTQQPRNLSGVFIVFEGGDGTGKSTQARLLAESLRSAGLRVETTREPGGTPVSEALRGIVLDPTYAPMDPITEALIYAAARSAHVNDKILPWLRDGSVVISDRFLDSSLAYQGAGRGLGLETVSAINAPAVRGLKPDLTIVLTMPVADSRARQGERGTSDRIEAESDEFHGTLMEEFERIAALDPQRYLVIDARASIEDIAQQIYAAAAPLLDGMPRSAGENA from the coding sequence ATGCAGGGAGATTCAACGCAGCAACCCCGGAACCTCTCCGGTGTATTCATCGTGTTCGAGGGAGGCGACGGCACCGGCAAGTCGACCCAGGCCCGGCTCCTCGCCGAAAGTCTGCGTTCAGCCGGCCTCCGCGTTGAGACGACCCGCGAGCCAGGCGGAACACCCGTCTCCGAAGCCCTGCGCGGCATCGTGCTTGACCCGACCTACGCGCCGATGGACCCCATCACTGAAGCGCTGATCTACGCGGCGGCGCGTTCAGCTCACGTCAACGACAAGATCCTGCCGTGGCTACGCGACGGATCGGTCGTGATCTCTGACCGCTTCCTCGACTCCTCTCTCGCATATCAAGGTGCCGGCCGAGGACTCGGACTCGAAACGGTTTCCGCGATCAACGCGCCCGCTGTCCGCGGGCTGAAACCTGACCTCACCATCGTGCTCACGATGCCGGTAGCGGATTCACGCGCACGGCAAGGTGAGCGGGGAACCAGCGACCGCATCGAAGCTGAATCCGACGAGTTCCACGGGACACTCATGGAGGAGTTTGAGCGCATCGCGGCCCTGGATCCGCAGCGTTACCTTGTCATCGATGCGCGGGCCAGCATCGAGGACATTGCGCAGCAAATCTATGCGGCGGCCGCCCCGCTTCTAGACGGGATGCCCCGTAGCGCTGGGGAGAACGCATGA
- a CDS encoding DUF2516 family protein, which produces MTWALMTEFVISVVIDGIIFVLALIALLDCLGHPADRFRVFSRMSKGAWAGVLAAAALLTGLSCISGVSALMGTAFAAGILGAGGFGMILILASAVFTGVYLAGVRPNVSGKNGYGSY; this is translated from the coding sequence ATGACTTGGGCTCTCATGACCGAATTCGTGATTTCCGTTGTGATCGACGGAATCATCTTCGTTCTCGCGCTGATCGCACTCCTGGACTGCCTCGGGCATCCTGCGGATCGTTTCCGTGTCTTCAGCAGGATGTCTAAAGGCGCATGGGCGGGAGTCCTTGCGGCAGCCGCGCTCCTAACAGGTCTTTCCTGCATCAGCGGAGTGAGCGCCCTCATGGGCACGGCCTTCGCGGCAGGCATCCTGGGTGCAGGCGGGTTCGGAATGATCCTGATCTTGGCTTCCGCGGTCTTCACCGGCGTGTACCTAGCAGGTGTTCGCCCTAACGTGTCCGGCAAGAACGGGTACGGATCGTATTAA
- a CDS encoding phosphoglyceromutase → MTYKLILLRHGQSEWNEKNLFTGWYDVTLTEKGRAEAKRGGELLKETGNLPDILHTSLLTRAIVTSNIALEAADHVWIPVKRSWRLNERHYGALQGKNKAEVLEQFGEEQFMTWRRSYDTPPPELDDDSPFSQANDPRYADLVSMPRTECLEQVLERLLPYWTEQIVPDLKAEKTVLVTAHGNSLRALVKHLDGISDEDIAKLNIPTGIPLVYELDENLKPVNPGGTYLDPDAAAAEIANVANQGKK, encoded by the coding sequence ATGACTTATAAGCTGATTTTGCTTCGGCACGGTCAGAGCGAGTGGAACGAGAAGAACTTGTTCACTGGCTGGTATGACGTGACGTTGACTGAGAAGGGGCGTGCGGAAGCTAAGCGTGGCGGTGAGCTGCTCAAGGAGACCGGCAACCTGCCTGACATTCTTCACACGTCGCTTCTGACACGCGCCATCGTGACGTCCAACATCGCTTTGGAAGCCGCGGATCACGTGTGGATCCCGGTCAAGCGTTCATGGCGTCTCAACGAGCGCCACTACGGTGCGTTGCAGGGTAAGAATAAGGCTGAGGTTCTGGAGCAGTTCGGTGAGGAACAGTTCATGACCTGGCGCCGCTCTTACGACACTCCGCCGCCGGAGCTCGATGACGATTCTCCGTTCTCGCAGGCGAATGACCCGCGCTACGCCGACCTCGTTTCGATGCCTCGCACCGAGTGCCTCGAGCAGGTTCTCGAGCGCCTGCTGCCGTACTGGACTGAGCAGATTGTTCCGGACCTGAAGGCAGAAAAGACTGTTTTGGTGACCGCGCACGGTAACTCGTTGCGTGCGTTGGTCAAGCACTTGGATGGCATCTCGGATGAGGACATCGCCAAGCTCAACATCCCAACGGGTATCCCGCTGGTATACGAGCTCGATGAGAACCTCAAGCCGGTCAACCCAGGTGGTACGTACCTTGATCCCGATGCGGCAGCCGCTGAGATCGCGAACGTTGCGAACCAGGGTAAGAAGTAA
- the phoU gene encoding phosphate signaling complex protein PhoU — MRKVFQAELTSIGEGLITMSHRVATAMEQAWEAFTTQDTELAQEVIAGDARIDFMQNELDERAIDVLALQGPVASDLRMIVGSLRMSASLERMGDLARHIAQLARLRFPNAVAPESIVPTFADMAKLDIELAHMLGDLLDTRDLSLARQIIEKNRKIDELHSSVFRAVASPEWDASAETTADVTLTSRYLERFGDHGVSVTRKVTYLVTGEWEPESVDLPFN, encoded by the coding sequence GTGCGCAAAGTCTTCCAAGCAGAGCTGACGTCCATCGGCGAAGGCCTCATCACCATGTCCCACCGCGTTGCAACCGCAATGGAACAGGCATGGGAGGCATTCACCACCCAAGACACCGAACTAGCGCAGGAAGTCATCGCAGGCGACGCTCGCATCGACTTCATGCAGAACGAACTGGACGAGCGCGCCATCGACGTCCTCGCACTCCAGGGCCCAGTCGCATCCGACCTCCGCATGATCGTCGGATCCCTGCGCATGTCTGCATCCCTCGAGCGCATGGGCGATCTCGCTCGCCACATCGCCCAGCTGGCCCGCCTCCGCTTCCCTAACGCGGTAGCTCCAGAAAGCATCGTCCCGACCTTCGCCGACATGGCTAAGCTCGACATCGAACTGGCACACATGCTCGGCGACCTGCTCGACACCCGTGACCTGAGCCTCGCACGCCAGATCATCGAAAAGAACCGCAAGATCGACGAGCTGCACTCCTCCGTGTTCCGCGCAGTTGCTTCCCCTGAATGGGATGCAAGCGCCGAAACCACCGCGGACGTAACCCTGACCTCCCGCTACCTCGAGCGCTTCGGCGACCACGGCGTTTCCGTAACCCGCAAGGTCACCTACCTCGTGACCGGCGAATGGGAGCCAGAGTCCGTCGACCTGCCATTCAACTAA
- a CDS encoding ATP-binding protein, translated as MDNTQLIAVIAGLVGLLIGVGGVLAYNASQRGRVLQLADDTPDLPDGAAEVLGVIGRAYVLVDEVDGVVRANPSAYAYGLVRGHTLVHEDIVKMIAKVRRDGVVREGEFELPRGPVGQGFIVVHVRMAPLGGEHILILADDRTEITRTATMRRDFVANVSHELKTPVGAVGLLAEAIESAADDEVAVRHFTKRLAKESQRLAALVQDIIELSRLQSADVVQAGEEVDMSKLVSEAVDRTALIAGEKNIDIKIGGVKNAIVYGESDLLMTAVRNLIDNAIRYSPEGTTVGVGITDRNGLVSVTVTDQGPGIPADEQERVFERFYRLDSARARSTGGSGLGLSIVRHVMESHGGEVTLWSQTGQGSTFTLRLPRLESEEAQSVSSSGSSLEETSSVEGK; from the coding sequence GTGGACAATACGCAACTCATTGCCGTGATTGCAGGCCTCGTCGGCCTGCTCATTGGTGTGGGCGGAGTCCTTGCTTATAACGCATCGCAGCGTGGCAGGGTTCTCCAGCTCGCTGACGATACTCCAGACTTGCCGGATGGAGCGGCTGAAGTCTTAGGGGTTATTGGTCGTGCTTACGTTTTGGTCGATGAGGTCGACGGCGTGGTGCGGGCGAATCCTTCGGCGTACGCGTATGGCTTGGTGCGTGGCCACACGTTGGTGCATGAGGACATCGTGAAGATGATCGCGAAGGTCCGCCGCGACGGCGTGGTTCGTGAAGGCGAGTTTGAGCTTCCGCGTGGCCCTGTGGGGCAGGGGTTCATCGTGGTGCATGTTCGTATGGCGCCGCTGGGTGGCGAACATATTTTGATCCTCGCGGATGACCGCACGGAAATCACGCGTACCGCTACGATGCGCCGTGACTTTGTCGCGAACGTGTCTCACGAGTTGAAGACTCCGGTGGGTGCGGTCGGTCTGTTGGCTGAAGCCATCGAGAGCGCGGCTGACGACGAGGTTGCTGTCCGCCACTTCACCAAGCGTCTGGCGAAGGAATCGCAGCGTCTTGCGGCTTTGGTTCAGGACATCATCGAGCTTTCGCGTTTGCAGTCTGCTGACGTTGTGCAGGCCGGTGAAGAAGTCGATATGTCCAAGCTTGTGAGCGAGGCCGTGGATCGTACCGCTTTGATCGCGGGTGAGAAGAACATCGATATCAAGATCGGTGGCGTCAAGAACGCGATTGTTTACGGTGAGTCGGACTTGTTGATGACCGCGGTGCGGAACTTGATCGATAATGCGATCAGGTATTCCCCTGAGGGGACGACGGTCGGTGTCGGTATCACTGATCGCAATGGGTTGGTGTCGGTTACGGTGACTGACCAGGGGCCGGGTATTCCGGCTGATGAGCAGGAACGCGTGTTTGAGCGTTTCTACAGGCTTGATTCGGCTCGTGCCCGCTCGACTGGTGGTAGCGGGTTGGGTCTGAGTATCGTGCGGCATGTCATGGAGAGCCATGGTGGCGAGGTGACCTTGTGGTCGCAGACGGGCCAGGGCTCGACGTTCACGTTGCGCTTGCCGCGTCTAGAAAGTGAGGAAGCCCAGAGTGTTTCCTCGTCAGGTTCTAGCCTCGAGGAAACCTCGAGCGTTGAGGGAAAGTGA
- a CDS encoding response regulator transcription factor — protein sequence MTRILIVEDEESLSDPLHFLLEREGFDAAVAADGETAVQEFDLHGADLVLLDLMLPGLPGTEVCRQLRQRSNVPIIMLTAKDSEIDKVVGLELGADDYVTKPYSSRELLARIRAVLRRQGEAEELISTTVQAGPVRMDVERHVVTVRGERVQMPLKEFELLEMLLRNAGRVMTRGQLIDRVWGSDYVGDTKTLDVHVKRLRAKIEEEPGSPVHLVTVRGLGYKFEA from the coding sequence GTGACACGCATTCTGATTGTGGAGGATGAGGAGTCGCTCTCCGATCCGCTCCATTTTCTTTTGGAACGCGAGGGATTTGATGCCGCGGTCGCTGCTGACGGGGAAACCGCTGTTCAGGAGTTTGACCTGCATGGTGCCGACCTTGTCCTGTTGGACCTGATGCTTCCGGGGCTCCCGGGAACTGAGGTGTGCCGTCAGTTGAGGCAGCGTTCTAACGTCCCGATCATCATGTTGACGGCTAAGGACTCTGAGATCGATAAGGTCGTGGGTCTTGAGCTGGGCGCTGATGACTATGTGACTAAGCCGTACTCGTCGCGTGAATTGCTGGCTCGTATCAGGGCTGTTTTGCGTCGTCAGGGTGAGGCTGAGGAGCTGATTTCGACGACGGTGCAGGCTGGCCCGGTCCGGATGGATGTCGAGCGGCATGTGGTGACGGTGCGCGGTGAGCGCGTGCAGATGCCACTCAAGGAGTTTGAGCTTCTTGAGATGTTGTTGCGTAATGCGGGGCGTGTGATGACGCGCGGGCAGCTGATTGACCGTGTGTGGGGCTCGGATTATGTGGGCGATACGAAGACGCTTGATGTGCATGTGAAGCGTCTGCGCGCCAAGATTGAGGAGGAGCCCGGCTCGCCTGTTCACCTGGTGACGGTGCGTGGCTTGGGCTATAAGTTCGAGGCCTAA
- a CDS encoding CarD family transcriptional regulator, translating into MIFDVGETVVYPHHGAATIEEIKMRTIRGEEKMYLKLRVAQGDLVIEVPAENVDLVGVRDVVDRDELEHVFEVLQAQDVEEPANWSRRYKANLEKLASGDVNKVAEVVRDLWRRENDRGLSAGEKRMLAKARTILTSELALAKKLTEEEAEVVLDDVLSGKRKAKA; encoded by the coding sequence ATGATTTTTGACGTCGGAGAGACGGTCGTTTACCCACATCACGGTGCTGCCACGATTGAAGAAATTAAGATGCGCACCATCCGGGGCGAGGAGAAGATGTACCTCAAGCTTCGGGTTGCACAGGGCGACTTGGTGATTGAGGTCCCCGCTGAGAATGTGGATCTGGTTGGCGTCCGTGACGTTGTGGACCGTGACGAGCTTGAGCACGTTTTCGAGGTGTTGCAGGCTCAGGATGTGGAAGAACCTGCTAACTGGTCTCGCCGTTATAAGGCGAACTTGGAGAAGCTGGCTTCTGGCGACGTGAATAAGGTTGCTGAGGTTGTGCGTGACTTGTGGCGTCGTGAGAACGACCGCGGCCTTTCGGCTGGTGAGAAGCGCATGCTGGCTAAGGCACGCACCATCCTGACCTCGGAGTTGGCTCTTGCTAAGAAGCTGACTGAGGAAGAGGCCGAGGTTGTTCTGGATGACGTGCTGTCCGGCAAGCGTAAGGCAAAGGCCTAA
- the ispD gene encoding 2-C-methyl-D-erythritol 4-phosphate cytidylyltransferase, which translates to MTHLPAERTSESVAIVVVAAGSGTRLKAGMPKALAAVAGRSLVEHCLDVVVDPRLARQVVVVTPPSDVRVAELVAAHPAVDGVALSTVPGGATRQESVAAGLAEVHDARFVVVHDVARAFAPASLFERVVDRLRSGADLDGVVPGLPAVDTYKIVDADGVVVNTPERSSLRAVQTPQGFVAETLRRVHRESVGRDASDDAGLLEQAGFRVAVVDGDERALKVTHPRDVAIAEGIVAAEGVAAATEDAEEKDENRE; encoded by the coding sequence GTGACTCATCTTCCGGCTGAGCGTACATCGGAGTCTGTAGCCATCGTGGTGGTGGCGGCGGGCTCCGGTACGCGTTTAAAGGCCGGTATGCCTAAGGCTTTGGCGGCGGTTGCTGGCCGGAGCCTGGTTGAGCATTGTTTGGATGTTGTGGTTGACCCGCGGCTCGCGCGGCAGGTTGTTGTGGTGACTCCGCCGTCGGACGTCCGCGTCGCCGAGTTGGTCGCCGCGCATCCTGCGGTTGACGGCGTTGCACTTTCAACGGTTCCTGGTGGAGCCACGCGTCAGGAGTCGGTTGCCGCTGGCCTTGCTGAGGTGCACGATGCGCGTTTCGTTGTGGTTCACGATGTCGCCCGAGCCTTCGCGCCGGCCTCACTCTTTGAACGCGTCGTTGACCGGCTACGCTCAGGCGCGGATCTAGATGGTGTGGTTCCGGGCCTACCGGCGGTGGATACGTACAAGATCGTTGATGCGGACGGCGTCGTGGTGAACACTCCGGAACGTTCGTCGTTGCGCGCGGTACAGACTCCGCAGGGTTTTGTCGCTGAGACGCTGCGCCGGGTGCACCGTGAGTCGGTTGGTCGCGATGCCAGCGACGATGCGGGCTTGCTTGAACAGGCCGGTTTCAGGGTCGCTGTGGTCGATGGGGATGAGCGGGCGTTGAAGGTCACGCACCCGCGTGATGTTGCTATAGCTGAAGGCATTGTCGCGGCTGAAGGCGTCGCGGCAGCAACCGAAGATGCAGAAGAGAAGGATGAGAACCGTGAGTGA
- the ispF gene encoding 2-C-methyl-D-erythritol 2,4-cyclodiphosphate synthase — MVGLGFDVHAFSDEDPSAPDALPLMLAGLEWPGERRLSGHSDGDAVAHAVCDALFAASGLGDLGTQFGTDRPEFAGASGVTLVREAARLVAEAGFTVGNVSVQFVGNRPRFAKRREEANRVLSEALGAPVAVAASTSDGLGFEGAGEGISARAVAWVYPTPNR, encoded by the coding sequence ATGGTTGGTTTGGGTTTTGATGTTCATGCGTTTTCGGATGAGGATCCTTCCGCGCCTGACGCGTTGCCGCTGATGTTGGCTGGGCTTGAGTGGCCGGGTGAGCGTCGTTTGAGTGGCCATTCTGATGGCGATGCGGTCGCACACGCTGTGTGTGATGCGTTGTTTGCTGCGTCTGGTTTGGGTGACTTGGGTACTCAGTTTGGTACTGATCGTCCTGAGTTCGCGGGGGCGTCCGGTGTGACGTTGGTGCGTGAGGCCGCGAGGCTTGTTGCGGAAGCCGGTTTCACAGTCGGCAATGTCTCGGTTCAGTTCGTGGGCAACCGCCCGCGTTTCGCCAAGCGTCGCGAGGAAGCGAACCGGGTTTTGTCGGAAGCCTTGGGCGCTCCGGTAGCTGTTGCGGCGTCGACCTCGGATGGGTTGGGCTTTGAAGGCGCCGGTGAGGGCATTTCGGCTCGCGCCGTCGCGTGGGTGTATCCGACCCCGAACAGATAG
- the cysS gene encoding cysteine--tRNA ligase: MSLRFYDTRTRAVHDFVPVTEGHVGLYYCGATVQGMPHVGHVRSAIAFDILRRWLTYRGFNVTMVRNVTDIDDKILEKSALSFSDPEQLGPDYVADEQWFALAYRFEAAFREAYATLGVLPPTYEPRASGHMTEMFALIQRLIDAGHAYAAEDGSGDVYFDVRSYPAYGGLTHQSVDDMQDAGDADPRGKRDPRDFAVWKGHKDGDPLTASWVSPWGRGRPGWHIECSAMAGKYLGETFDIHGGGLDLRFPHHENEMAQSQAAGDGFARFWMHNGMVTFEGQKMSKSVGNTVSPREMLEQAPADVVRYFLGQAHYRSQLDYSPSSLAEAGAALDRVKGFVARAAEKFGADALAGGEVAPAFAQAMDDDLNVPQALAVLHETVRRGNAALAAGSDADADVALQAARQVAAMKAVLGLDDAASSGGSGEGPETVALTQLVEARLAERAAARAAKDFETSDRIRDELAAVGITVKDGADGASWFLGN, from the coding sequence GTGAGCTTGCGTTTTTATGACACCCGTACCCGTGCCGTCCACGATTTCGTCCCTGTAACTGAGGGGCACGTGGGGCTGTATTACTGTGGCGCGACGGTTCAGGGTATGCCGCATGTGGGGCATGTGCGTTCGGCTATTGCGTTCGACATTTTGCGCCGCTGGCTCACGTATCGCGGTTTCAACGTCACGATGGTCCGTAACGTCACGGATATTGATGACAAGATTTTGGAGAAGTCGGCGCTGTCGTTCTCTGATCCGGAGCAGTTGGGGCCGGATTATGTGGCTGATGAACAGTGGTTTGCGTTGGCATACCGTTTTGAGGCCGCGTTCCGTGAGGCGTATGCGACGCTGGGTGTTTTGCCTCCGACGTATGAGCCGCGCGCTTCGGGCCACATGACTGAGATGTTCGCGCTCATCCAGCGGTTGATCGATGCGGGGCACGCGTATGCGGCTGAGGACGGTTCGGGCGACGTGTACTTCGATGTCCGTTCGTACCCTGCCTACGGTGGTTTGACGCATCAGTCGGTCGATGACATGCAGGATGCCGGCGACGCCGATCCTCGCGGTAAGCGCGATCCGCGTGACTTCGCTGTGTGGAAGGGCCATAAGGATGGCGATCCGTTGACGGCCTCGTGGGTTTCGCCGTGGGGTCGTGGCCGTCCGGGCTGGCACATCGAGTGCTCGGCGATGGCGGGCAAGTATCTGGGCGAGACCTTCGATATCCACGGCGGCGGTTTGGATCTGCGTTTCCCTCACCACGAGAACGAGATGGCTCAGTCGCAGGCTGCCGGCGATGGTTTCGCTCGTTTCTGGATGCACAACGGCATGGTCACGTTTGAGGGCCAGAAGATGTCGAAGTCGGTGGGCAACACGGTATCTCCGCGTGAGATGTTGGAGCAGGCTCCGGCGGATGTTGTCCGGTATTTCTTGGGGCAGGCTCATTACCGTTCGCAGTTGGATTATTCGCCGTCGTCTTTGGCGGAGGCTGGTGCCGCGTTGGATCGTGTGAAGGGCTTTGTTGCTCGCGCCGCTGAGAAGTTCGGTGCCGACGCGTTGGCAGGTGGCGAGGTTGCGCCGGCTTTCGCTCAGGCCATGGATGACGACTTGAATGTTCCGCAGGCGCTTGCCGTGTTGCATGAGACGGTGCGTCGCGGCAACGCAGCCTTGGCTGCCGGAAGCGATGCGGATGCCGATGTGGCGTTGCAGGCCGCTCGTCAGGTGGCTGCGATGAAGGCGGTGCTGGGTCTTGATGATGCAGCGTCGTCTGGTGGCTCGGGTGAGGGGCCTGAAACGGTTGCTTTGACCCAGTTGGTGGAGGCTCGTTTGGCTGAGCGTGCTGCTGCACGCGCCGCTAAGGATTTCGAGACTTCTGACCGCATCCGTGATGAACTCGCGGCCGTGGGCATCACGGTCAAGGATGGCGCAGATGGCGCATCCTGGTTTTTGGGAAACTAA